GATGTATTGTTGCGACAGAACTGAAAGCTATTCGCATCCATTCTCTCAAGAACATAATGCCCTAGAGTGTCACTTGCCTCAACCAAATTCTCTCTGCACAAAAACTCATCCCCACAAACCCTCTCTACCTCTCCATAGAAGTCATGCACAAACACATGGGTCTTAGCATTCACACCCGTTTTCTTGCTCCTCGCAAGCACGCCGGCGGTGAATATGGGTGACATCCGACCCGGAGCATCCGGCCACTCCCCGCGCGGTCCGTCCACCAATATTACATCCCAGTCCACCTCATACACATGGTTGGGAAGATCATTGAGCCCGAGCTTACACTCCGAGAACAACAGGTTCTGGACCGGCCGGCACTCGTTTCGTATCTGTTTCTTGGTTGATGCCACGAGCTCGTGCAGCTCCTTCAGTTTCGTCGTGTACTGCACGTCGTACGCGTCGATTTCTGGGTGTTTCTCTTCCATGTAGGCGGCGTAGTAGCGGTTCTCGTCAATGAACACGGTCCGGCCGTTGTGGTTGAGGGCTTTCCAGAGGAGAGTCTCTGGGGTGAGGCCGAATACGAGGAAGTTGCATGGGGACGAGCACTTTCGAAGTACATCGGAGATTTGCTTGAGCTCGGCGTGGGACATGTGGAATGTGTTATTGGATGTTGAGGCGTAGTAGAGGAGGGTGTTAATGACAGTGGTCGACAATCCGCCCAAGCCGGAGGAAGCGACAGTGGCTGCGGCGGCTGTAGAGGTGGCAGCGGTGGATGTAGATTCTCTGGTGTAGATGAGGGTGAGGAGGAAAGCAAGCGTGAAGAAGGAAACAAAGGCTAGAAGCCATAGACGATTGGAGCCTCCTTGTTTTTGGATATAAGGGTGGACGAGTATTAGCTTTGTGTTACTGTTGTTGTTCTTCATCTTGAAAGAGatagctagagagagagagatgatctCTATGATCTTGTATTGAGGTGGGTGGAGTTGATTCTGAATCCTGAGAGTCagagatgaggaggaagagggaTTGATTTAAAGATATATGTGTGTGGCAGCAAGCATATAAAATTTAAGCTATGTATAAACTAATGTAGGATATATGAGGGTGACTTTGCAATGACCCTCTAAATTGTTGTCCTAGCAATTTGCTTTTTCATTAATGCCaattaatgattatttttccTAGTTTCTGTTGGTTCGGTTGTCTCTATATGTGTAGGAAAGAAATTATCTAGAGttgcaataataaatattttaatattaatttaacgTGTCTATCTTACTCATTCCtgcttaaaatttttatcttttttatagaACTAATATTAGGCATTTCCATTTTTCGTTACTAATTcgattgatttttgtatttttttattttttgtaaggaATGGTAATTTAAGGAGGGTAATTGATATTAATTTACAGTTCTAAGGTATGGAAGTCACGtgcactttaaaaaaaatgaataaatttataatgcacataaaaaaagttatttttttaacagtgaattgacctactttttttttttttttttaagtgagtaTAAAAGAtttgaacattttaaaattatatcaaacatTACTTTTTTAAGTAGATGTACTGGAGGAGGGTAGAATTTACAAAGAGGGTGGTTGGACCGGAGCTGGTGGATGATAGGTAGAAAAGGGCATAGAGTGGCGACCCAATAACTAATTGCAAGCGAGAAGTCGCTTTTCCTTCTTCAATTCAGCTTTGGTTCCTACGGAAGCTCTTTGAATATTTTGCTTTTCTTAAATAAGTAGTTACCTTTGAGGGAGACAAAGTACCTGCAACATATTCCAGATGGAAAACATGTTCTGGAAAATCAGAGAATTTTGACTGATTATTGAGCCAAAATACAGGGGGATTTGGTGACTTGTGGTGAACCCAACGATTTAACCAGAAAACTAATCAAATTGTACTGAGTGTACCTTAATTATACTTGAGCACAAGTTTCTTCCCATGTTGTAATTGTCCAACCAAGCTTTCTTTTGTTGTACAAGCTACAGAAATCTAAGGCAATGAAACCAATGATTGGGCCCGAGTATTGGAAATGGATTggctattttattctttaaattttgattaatatgtaactttttcacttttagctaatcattcaaaactaaagtttacattggattagtcatcacattctctataataataaaatattattatttttatatttttataattaattaattctattttcataacctcctataatctccaataattatattcattttcatttttacaatctaataaataaaatttcatcacacgATATCAAGGAAAAGAGTCGCGGGAGAGAGAAGGAgccgaaatataataaacaatgggTTTAGACTTGCTACAggacttttcatatttgaaaagaaaaatgaaattactaTAGCtcatatttgagatgaaaagtctttggctaattcaatgtgggccagtttttgttaaaattagtcaaatataaagatgaaaaggcatttggccaatccaatgccaatgTTCTAACATGTTAGATGGAGGCCCAAGAACTGCCACCCGTTACATTTTGTGTTTTGTCCATTGATAATCCTAGGCACGGTTTAGATacacaaaattatttcatttcatctcatcattataatttttctaaactttcacataaaatataataaaaaattcaacaatttcaaattctaaaataaaaataatattaaaatattatattctaacaatatgttattcaattttcaataaaatatctcatctcatctcatatgaacTGTGTAACCCAACGAGGCCTTACTTATGGCTATTATTGTCGTTCGTCGCCGTTGAATCAAGTGGTGATTAGGCCTATTGGGTGATCCCTTATATTCGGTatgttaaaaggaaaataatagacATACAACTCTAAAAAACTTTATAAAGGATAGGCATGTGTCGAGTGGGTATCCCACACACCCAATTTTTACCTTACCCGCCtgtatacataatatttaaggaaaaataaaccTTAATACCCATATAATTCAAGTCAATagattctctctcttctcttctcctaGTTCCGTTTCACTCATCTTCTTTCTCCTTCTCATCTTCTCTTATTCTTGCTTCTCCATTTTCCTCTCCTTGATCTATGTAAGACCCACCATCATGGTGGCGGGTCGCTCAAGCTAGAGATCGATAGCCATAGCCTCTAGTCACTCGAGCTAGAGACCGGCGGCCATGGTTGTAGGTCTCTCAAGCCAGAGATTAGCGTTTTCGATTTGAATTTATGTGTTCTAGACCTAAATTTATGTTCTTGAGCCAAATctatgttttattatttgaatttggtcTTTTTCAGTGTTGTGATGTTGATTTTGGTCAAATTTGTGTTAGGTCAATGGGAATGGATAGACCAAATAAGAGGGTGGGGGGCCATATTGCCACTCCGCCAA
Above is a genomic segment from Juglans microcarpa x Juglans regia isolate MS1-56 chromosome 1D, Jm3101_v1.0, whole genome shotgun sequence containing:
- the LOC121249830 gene encoding protein IRX15-LIKE codes for the protein MKNNNSNTKLILVHPYIQKQGGSNRLWLLAFVSFFTLAFLLTLIYTRESTSTAATSTAAAATVASSGLGGLSTTVINTLLYYASTSNNTFHMSHAELKQISDVLRKCSSPCNFLVFGLTPETLLWKALNHNGRTVFIDENRYYAAYMEEKHPEIDAYDVQYTTKLKELHELVASTKKQIRNECRPVQNLLFSECKLGLNDLPNHVYEVDWDVILVDGPRGEWPDAPGRMSPIFTAGVLARSKKTGVNAKTHVFVHDFYGEVERVCGDEFLCRENLVEASDTLGHYVLERMDANSFQFCRNNTSSKASSSS